A genomic region of Synechococcus sp. NOUM97013 contains the following coding sequences:
- the era gene encoding GTPase Era: protein MQSSPLPENHRSGFIALIGRPNVGKSTLVNQLVGDKVAITSPVAQTTRNRLRAILTTPEAQLILVDTPGIHKPHHLLGERLVQSARAAIGEVDQVLLLLEGHQPPGRGDAFIVNLLRQQRLPVQVVLNKWDLVPVDRKPEADVAYRELLADTEWPVHHCSALDGAGCPELVSAVSALMPEGPRLYPPEMVSDQPERLLMAELIREQVLMHTREEVPHSVAVSIDRVEEVPARGKSKARTAVLATVLVERKSQKGILIGKGGAMLKTIGQGARLQMQTLIDGPVYLELFVKVVPDWRSKPQRLAELGYAEERV, encoded by the coding sequence ATGCAGTCATCGCCACTCCCGGAGAATCACCGCTCCGGTTTCATCGCTCTGATTGGCCGCCCCAATGTCGGCAAATCCACCCTGGTGAACCAGTTGGTGGGAGACAAGGTGGCGATCACATCTCCTGTCGCGCAGACCACGCGCAATCGTCTGCGCGCCATTCTCACGACCCCGGAAGCGCAATTGATCCTGGTGGATACCCCTGGGATTCACAAGCCGCACCATTTGCTGGGGGAACGTCTGGTGCAGAGTGCCCGCGCCGCCATCGGCGAGGTGGATCAGGTGCTGCTGCTGCTGGAGGGCCATCAGCCGCCGGGGCGTGGTGATGCCTTCATCGTCAATCTGCTGCGGCAGCAGCGTCTTCCGGTGCAGGTGGTGCTGAACAAATGGGATCTGGTGCCTGTGGATCGCAAGCCGGAGGCGGATGTGGCCTATCGCGAGTTGTTGGCAGACACCGAATGGCCCGTGCATCACTGTTCAGCGCTGGATGGTGCTGGCTGCCCCGAATTGGTGTCCGCCGTCAGTGCGTTGATGCCCGAGGGACCACGGCTCTACCCGCCCGAGATGGTCAGTGATCAGCCCGAACGGCTGTTGATGGCGGAACTGATCCGCGAGCAGGTGCTGATGCACACCCGGGAGGAGGTGCCCCACAGCGTGGCGGTGAGCATCGATCGCGTGGAAGAGGTACCGGCCCGTGGCAAGAGCAAGGCGCGCACGGCGGTGCTGGCCACCGTTCTGGTGGAGCGCAAAAGCCAGAAGGGGATCCTGATCGGCAAGGGCGGCGCCATGCTCAAAACCATCGGCCAGGGGGCCCGATTGCAGATGCAGACGTTGATCGATGGACCGGTGTATCTGGAGCTGTTCGTGAAAGTGGTGCCTGATTGGCGCAGCAAGCCGCAGCGTCTGGCCGAACTCGGTTACGCCGAGGAGAGGGTCTGA
- the ispF gene encoding 2-C-methyl-D-erythritol 2,4-cyclodiphosphate synthase encodes MTLRIGNGYDIHRLVQGRPLILGGQRLTHPDGLGLDGHSDADVLVHAVMDALLGALSLGDIGKYFPPNDPQWKGADSLVLLEQVVALVKDRGWEVVNVDSVVIAERPKLKPHIEAMRTAIAERMGLAPDQVGVKATTNETLGPEGREEGISCHAVALLSKP; translated from the coding sequence ATGACTCTCCGCATTGGCAACGGCTACGACATCCACCGCCTGGTTCAGGGGCGTCCGCTGATCCTGGGTGGTCAGCGCTTGACGCATCCCGACGGCCTTGGTCTGGATGGCCACAGTGATGCTGATGTGCTCGTGCATGCCGTCATGGATGCCTTGTTGGGAGCGCTGTCGCTTGGGGATATCGGCAAATACTTCCCCCCGAACGATCCCCAGTGGAAAGGGGCCGACAGTCTGGTGCTGCTGGAGCAGGTGGTGGCCCTGGTCAAGGACCGTGGCTGGGAGGTGGTGAATGTGGACAGCGTCGTGATCGCTGAACGCCCCAAACTCAAGCCCCACATCGAGGCCATGCGCACCGCTATTGCTGAACGCATGGGACTCGCGCCGGATCAGGTGGGGGTCAAAGCCACCACCAATGAGACCCTTGGACCTGAAGGGCGGGAGGAAGGCATCTCCTGTCACGCCGTAGCCCTGTTGAGCAAGCCATGA
- a CDS encoding PhoH family protein, whose product MSEATSIGRFVFDLPHTEAALALAGGPSSQTLRQLEALTGTSLVMRGLQLEISGRPNQLERTAAVVELLRKFWEAGESISQVDLQAALQALDTGRDREHEAMGQQVLAKNQRGNLLRPRTLRQKSYVEAMERNDLTFALGPAGTGKTFLATVLAVRMLTERKVERLVLTRPAVEAGERLGFLPGDLQQKVDPYLRPLYDALHMLLGAEKTAALLEKGVIEVAPLAYMRGRTLAESFVILDEAQNTTPAQMRMVLTRLGERSRMVVTGDITQVDLPSGQLSGLVEASEVLDGVEGVAVCRLTAADVVRHPLVQRVVEAYARRDKTHPRRDGAPPRRSMGRSAPG is encoded by the coding sequence ATGTCCGAAGCCACCTCAATCGGTCGCTTCGTCTTTGATCTTCCCCATACGGAGGCAGCCCTCGCTCTGGCGGGCGGTCCCTCCTCCCAGACCCTGCGTCAACTAGAAGCCCTGACCGGGACTTCTTTGGTGATGCGGGGTCTTCAATTGGAGATCAGTGGCAGGCCCAACCAGCTCGAGCGCACGGCCGCCGTTGTGGAGCTGTTGCGCAAGTTCTGGGAAGCGGGTGAGTCGATTTCACAGGTTGATCTGCAAGCGGCCCTTCAGGCGCTCGACACGGGCCGCGACCGGGAACATGAAGCGATGGGTCAGCAGGTGCTGGCCAAGAATCAGCGCGGCAACCTGTTGCGGCCTCGCACCCTCCGTCAGAAGTCCTATGTGGAGGCGATGGAGCGCAATGATCTCACCTTCGCCCTCGGGCCTGCCGGAACCGGGAAGACATTTCTGGCCACGGTGCTGGCCGTGCGCATGTTGACCGAGCGCAAGGTGGAGCGATTGGTGCTCACCCGACCTGCGGTTGAAGCGGGGGAGCGTTTGGGATTTCTTCCGGGGGATCTTCAGCAGAAAGTGGATCCCTATCTGCGGCCCCTTTATGACGCCCTGCACATGTTGCTGGGGGCTGAAAAAACCGCCGCTTTGCTGGAGAAGGGGGTGATCGAGGTGGCGCCACTGGCCTACATGCGTGGCCGCACCTTGGCTGAATCCTTCGTGATCCTCGATGAAGCCCAGAACACCACGCCGGCTCAGATGCGCATGGTGTTGACCCGACTCGGGGAGCGTTCTCGCATGGTGGTGACCGGCGACATCACCCAGGTGGATCTGCCGTCCGGTCAGCTGAGCGGTCTGGTGGAGGCGTCTGAGGTACTGGATGGTGTGGAGGGCGTGGCGGTTTGCCGCTTGACGGCCGCGGATGTGGTGCGTCACCCCCTGGTGCAGCGGGTGGTGGAGGCCTATGCGCGCCGGGACAAAACGCATCCGCGTCGGGATGGTGCGCCTCCACGCCGTTCGATGGGGAGATCCGCACCGGGCTGA
- a CDS encoding phycobiliprotein lyase → MDETAFPPADLKAFLQLCEGRWMSLRSRFDFNGSDEDWHASDRGEVTVTFRDHDGASELAVQPAEGPGSALQFTPDGALAVTSAEGSRNGRWQFRPDASVELELGDDQAGAKVLERIWFIKPNLRLRSTTALAADGTPLQARFCSEIRRVSAPQA, encoded by the coding sequence ATGGATGAAACCGCTTTCCCTCCAGCCGATCTCAAGGCTTTTCTCCAGCTGTGCGAAGGCCGTTGGATGAGCCTGCGCAGTCGCTTTGATTTCAATGGTTCCGACGAGGACTGGCATGCCAGTGATCGCGGCGAGGTGACCGTGACCTTCCGCGATCATGACGGTGCATCGGAGCTGGCGGTGCAGCCGGCTGAAGGCCCTGGCAGTGCGCTGCAGTTCACTCCGGATGGTGCTCTGGCCGTGACCTCCGCAGAGGGGTCTCGGAATGGCCGCTGGCAGTTCCGGCCCGATGCCAGTGTGGAGCTGGAACTGGGCGATGACCAGGCAGGGGCAAAGGTGCTTGAGCGCATCTGGTTCATTAAGCCGAATCTGCGTCTGCGCAGCACCACAGCGCTGGCCGCGGATGGCACGCCGCTGCAGGCGCGCTTCTGCTCCGAGATTCGGCGTGTCTCCGCTCCCCAGGCCTAA
- the trmD gene encoding tRNA (guanosine(37)-N1)-methyltransferase TrmD: MSAYRLDVVSLAPQAFEPLKELGVIGRAFAAGRAELHLHNPRDHATDRYRKVDDEPYGGGAGMVLKPEPVFAAFESIPVHPRRRVLLMTPQGRPLRQSDLQRWAEQHDQLVLLCGHYEGFDERIRSLADEEVSLGDFVLTGGELPAMTIINGVVRLLPGTVGTAASLVEESHSDWLLEHPHYTRPSEFRGMAVPDVLRSGDHGAIARWRQQQREQRTAERRPDLLERWKQRTDAENDPKGTT, encoded by the coding sequence GTGAGTGCGTATCGCCTGGATGTGGTGAGCCTGGCTCCGCAGGCGTTCGAGCCCTTGAAGGAGTTGGGGGTGATCGGTCGGGCCTTCGCTGCCGGTCGCGCCGAGCTTCATCTGCACAATCCCCGCGATCACGCCACCGATCGCTACCGCAAGGTCGACGATGAACCCTATGGCGGTGGTGCGGGCATGGTGCTCAAGCCCGAACCGGTGTTCGCCGCTTTCGAATCGATTCCCGTGCATCCCAGGCGGCGGGTGTTGCTGATGACGCCTCAGGGCCGACCGCTGCGCCAGTCAGATCTGCAGCGCTGGGCGGAGCAGCATGACCAGCTGGTGCTGCTGTGTGGTCACTACGAAGGCTTCGACGAACGCATCCGTTCTCTCGCCGATGAAGAGGTGTCGCTGGGGGATTTTGTGCTCACCGGTGGTGAGTTGCCAGCGATGACGATCATCAACGGTGTGGTGCGTCTGCTGCCGGGAACGGTCGGTACCGCGGCATCACTGGTGGAGGAAAGCCACAGCGATTGGCTGTTGGAGCATCCTCACTACACGCGCCCGTCTGAGTTCCGGGGGATGGCCGTGCCGGATGTGCTGCGCAGTGGAGACCATGGCGCCATCGCGCGATGGCGTCAGCAGCAACGCGAGCAGCGCACGGCTGAACGTCGACCGGATCTGCTGGAGCGCTGGAAGCAGCGCACCGATGCGGAGAATGACCCCAAAGGCACGACCTGA
- a CDS encoding Bax inhibitor-1 family protein gives MPASSNFQNAIREAQSSALVGPNVVKKALPYVGGGMVLTAGGALGGMALLASGSALYMPLFLVAAIGNLVLFFVAQNIAMKGDNGTALPLLSLYSLISGFTLSGLVSYAIQVVGAANPANPYAGVGAVGIAALATGVTFVIASFFGSRMSDSVGQALSAVVGIGLVGLLIAMVGIAIGGFFIPGLYQSTNLLISGFGTVLFVGMAFVDFYTMPRTYRDDQYLAGALSMYLTFINLFIFVLRLIIALNSGGRRD, from the coding sequence ATGCCAGCCAGCAGCAACTTTCAAAACGCCATTCGCGAGGCGCAATCCAGCGCCCTCGTGGGGCCCAATGTGGTGAAGAAAGCCCTCCCTTACGTGGGAGGCGGAATGGTGTTGACCGCAGGAGGTGCTCTTGGGGGGATGGCCCTCCTGGCATCGGGGAGTGCGCTTTACATGCCTCTCTTCCTCGTCGCAGCCATCGGCAACCTTGTTCTGTTCTTTGTGGCGCAGAACATCGCCATGAAGGGAGATAACGGCACTGCTTTGCCGTTGTTGTCGCTCTACAGCCTCATCAGTGGTTTCACCCTGAGCGGCCTGGTGAGCTATGCCATTCAGGTGGTGGGTGCTGCCAATCCAGCCAATCCCTATGCCGGTGTTGGTGCCGTCGGTATCGCGGCCCTTGCCACGGGTGTCACCTTCGTGATTGCGTCGTTCTTCGGAAGCCGCATGAGCGACAGCGTCGGTCAGGCCCTCAGCGCTGTTGTAGGAATCGGCCTGGTGGGACTTCTGATCGCCATGGTCGGCATCGCGATCGGTGGATTCTTCATTCCTGGCCTCTACCAATCCACCAACCTGCTGATCTCCGGTTTTGGAACCGTGCTGTTTGTGGGAATGGCCTTCGTGGACTTCTACACGATGCCTCGCACATACCGGGACGATCAATACCTGGCTGGTGCTCTCAGCATGTATCTCACTTTTATCAACCTGTTCATCTTCGTTCTGCGTCTGATCATTGCCCTGAACAGCGGTGGCCGCCGCGACTGA